DNA from Elaeis guineensis isolate ETL-2024a chromosome 2, EG11, whole genome shotgun sequence:
TGAGATCGCGTTCCAAGTGACAGTGCATGAACCATACACATGAACAAATGTATTCCAAGTGGATAGATAGAAATACAAAGAAAatatagttaaaattattttcacatcttTATCTAAGAAAAAAAACTAAGAAAAGAAACCAAATTAACTCACCAGGGTTTGTGGCCCTAAATCTGATGGCGGCCCACCCACTCTTGGGCACTGCAATGGTGTTCTCAAATGGGGGGTCCACCAAGTTATAGGTTGCCGGGTTCTTGTCCTTGTCATAATTTTCGAACCCCCTTCCCACCACGTAGAAGCTATAGCCATGCAAGTGAATGGGATGGTTCAACGCTGCCAAAAGGTTGGTCCCCTGGAACGCAagaaaatattcattgcaacggTGATACCATGTCATATTTGCAACAAACTCATGAGAAGTCGGAAATCAGTGAAATACAaagataatataaatatcattcaCAGGAATCAATGAAATACAGTAGAATCGATGAAATATAAAGATTCTTATTAATTTGTGATAAATATGACGTGATATCACCGTTGcaacaaatatttttcatcgaaCACCATCTTCATGCTAGTATTGTACTCCAGGATCTTGATTTCTGTTGTAGTCCTTGAAAACAACAAGCTCTTGGGCAAGTTAAAATCGATGAAGTTGAAGTAGAATGGCGGCTCACTCGAAAATCCTGTCCCATTTACCCCATGGATAACCCAGTAGTAGGCTTCAAGGACATCGATCCGTGGGGCGACAAAGCTTATGTTGTTAAGACTAGCAGCCAGCCGATTTCCATCGGGCCCTGGCACGAGCGATTCGAGCATAAAATCTCATTGACGGCTATGGTGATGATGATTCATTTGTCAATAGTTTGCGGGACATGGATCGGGCAGTCTTTGCTCGCCAGAGATCAGAGTTTGGTGGTGAATTTAGTTGCCGAGTCCATGTCATTGGAGGCAGGGAGGGAGGAAAACTGTGGCTGCGCGGTCGATGAACCGGCGGTGGCATTGATGTACTCTATAATTGCTATGGTTGTGGTGTTATCAGAGGCAACGCCATTAGCGCTCGCATAGGCTGAAGCTGCCATGTAATAGCGATTGTTGGTGGAATTAGTAATTGGTTGGTTGGCCTTCAGGAGGAGGTCCATGGTCTGGCCCGACGTGATCACGATGAATTCGATCATGAAGGGTTTGGTGTAGCTCGCGTCAGTGCCGACCACCATGAGCTGGTGTCCGGTGATGGCGAAGAAGAGCTCCTCGTTGAGGGCTGCATTAACCACTCGGAGGAGGTAGGTCTTGCCATACTCCACCAAGGCCTTGAATGTCCCCATATTTGTGTATAcatatggagagagagagaggtaaacAAATGTGAGACAAAAGGATAAGATAAAGCACTACTACGGGCATGACAGGTGGTAGGGATTTACCAGTTGGTATGGAGCAGTTGTGGAGATCGCCTGATTGGCCATTGATGGTGAAGGATAAAACTTCTATGCTCTGACCGACTATGTAAGAAATTATGGTCGGACCGTCATCACCTGCCATGTCTCCAAAACACATAGCGCATGCGTAAGTGCGCGTGTTAAAATACTGAAAAATAGGAATGGATAAACTTTAAGGGTATTTCAACAGTTTtgataaacatcacataacccCCTAGGGTTTATTTATTTctattttcttagtattttaacgCAGCGTAAGCTCGCGGGGCATGCTTCGGAGATGGGACAGGCGATGACGGTCCGACCATAATTCTTTTCATGATCGGTCCGACCACAAAAATTTTATCTAATGGTGAAGGCATCGAATAACTTGGGCCGACCACCGTCGGTGCGGAGAGCGTCTTCTATGACTTCACTCACGTTGGCCATCCACCATTCTCCTGttagtaattaattaattagtataATAATGAAATGGTCGATCGATATTTTGTGACATCCCAGTGCATGAATCAAATTAAGAAAAAGCCTACTTATGCATTGCACCCATGCATGAACGTCACACTCTACCGCGGCATTGCTGCATGCGTTGGTGGGCTAGGAGTTGTCAAAAAAATTTGCATGCATGATACAGAGCATATATACTAGAATAACTGGAGAGAGATaagcatgcatgtatatatgtaccTAGAATGATGGGTATCTCCTTGTAGGGCTTGAGGGAAGGGAAGGTGGTACCGCACCGAGGATGCACTATAACCGTTGCCCGATTCCAATCGTTGTGGGCATGCCGCCAGAGGGTCCCTTCCTCTTCAGAGAAGAGGATCGTGTACGTGAAGTTAGTTCCGGGCTGGATCGGACACTGTGTGACGTACTCTGGCCCGTCGGACCAGGGGTTCCTAGGCTGCTCCACACCATGCCTGGAATATAATGTATCCAGAATTATTTAATATATGGTGCCGATCGACGACGGTCCATCATATATAGGAACTCGATATGtagtatattttttttggataaaatggTACATAGTTCATTTAGTATGTAGTTTCAAATATTACAAGTGCTTGAAGATTTTGAGATGTATCAATAGATTGTAATGTTATACCCTGCACGATTGTAAACTCTGCCCATAATGGTGTCACTCTTTCTTGCTTCGATGGTTGGCCCCGAGAACTGACCGTTCACCGTCAGGATTTTCTTGGTGTGACAGAGACGCATGTATGAAGCTTCTTCTATCTGCAGCAATATTATTTAAGCAATCATCATGTATCATGAGGAAAGATATACGCATGATTTGAAACTATCTATATATCATGCATCACCAGCAATTAAGCCAGCCCATCATAGTAATCGTGACGTGCGTAGACATCTATAAGCTCCAACCAAGAAAAAATTCAGGgaacgaaaaaagaaaaagaaaaaaactaaacATAAGCTAGCCATACGAGCAAGTGTTCAAATTGTATATATGTGAATCTTTTCTCAAAAAATCTGTTTTCGTATGGAAAACCTCAAATGGCAAAATTGATGGAGTTAAACTTACAACGAAGCTATAATGGCGAGTCATAGCCGAAATTAGGACAGCAAGTGGACTGCATAACACCATAAAACCGAACAGCTACATGATGGAGGACCTTAGGATGCCTATAACTTGATAGGATGGAATGGAAGAGAGAGAAGTTTGCTCTGTGTGCTGTCTGGCCTTTGAGACATCCACCATCGGATATTTATAGAGGCAACCGCTTGCATGCATCGCTGCAGATTTTGCATCAGGATAAACAGCCCCAGTCATTCGCATTATCTAATTACCCCAGGCTTGGATATGCATCACATGCTATCAAAAGTATTAATGACTTTTTTTTGGAAAGTCAAATTATTTTAGTATCAATAGAAATTTCTCAAAATAGAAACGTGCGTTGAGTTCGCTCGCTCTCTCTTGTAGATATGCTTTATGAACAAAAAAAatgcaaaggaaaaaaaattaaacgCCTAAGAGAAGTTAAACTTACGACGAATTATAAGAATCCTCTTGCAGAAGCTCCACGCTGAGCGATAGATTTGGATGAATTGAAACTAACCAGAAGACATAAAATTCCAAATGATGGCTCACATGAACATGCTGTGTGGTCAAGCAATTCATCAAACACGCTAAAGGCATGATGCaatcctaagaaaatgatcgaGAAAGCCAGAGAGAAAATCAGATCTGACGAGATCGAACAGGTAGATGACAAAAATATTTGGGGCGTTTAGATTCTTCTTGAGAGGAAAAGATTTCTCACGATCAAATTGGACGGCATCTGttaaattttttatgtgataatagAAAGAGATTGTAATAGGCGAGAGCATAGACAAAGAAGgggaaaaataaaatatgaggcaATAGAAAGAAGCAAGAGAAGGCACTCATTGGCTCGTGTTACCGTGTAGAAGAGTGAGAGTGCGGAAAGCTCCAATTCTAATTTCGTCTCGTCCGACAGAGAAGTGAAAGGAGAGGTTCAGATCATTTT
Protein-coding regions in this window:
- the LOC140855601 gene encoding putative laccase-9 isoform X2 translates to MVLCSPLAVLISAMTRHYSFVIEEASYMRLCHTKKILTVNGQFSGPTIEARKSDTIMGRVYNRAGHGVEQPRNPWSDGPEYVTQCPIQPGTNFTYTILFSEEEGTLWRHAHNDWNRATVIVHPRCGTTFPSLKPYKEIPIILGDQPFGSVEPSHSLAWL
- the LOC140855601 gene encoding putative laccase-9 isoform X3 translates to MRLCHTKKILTVNGQFSGPTIEARKSDTIMGRVYNRAGHGVEQPRNPWSDGPEYVTQCPIQPGTNFTYTILFSEEEGTLWRHAHNDWNRATVIVHPRCGTTFPSLKPYKEIPIILGEWWMANVSEVIEDALRTDGGRPKLFDAFTIR
- the LOC140855601 gene encoding putative laccase-9 isoform X1, encoding MVLCSPLAVLISAMTRHYSFVIEEASYMRLCHTKKILTVNGQFSGPTIEARKSDTIMGRVYNRAGHGVEQPRNPWSDGPEYVTQCPIQPGTNFTYTILFSEEEGTLWRHAHNDWNRATVIVHPRCGTTFPSLKPYKEIPIILGEWWMANVSEVIEDALRTDGGRPKLFDAFTIR